One window from the genome of Hemitrygon akajei chromosome 4, sHemAka1.3, whole genome shotgun sequence encodes:
- the ddias gene encoding DNA damage-induced apoptosis suppressor protein: MNGKRSFVAASILCLHDTCFLYPACQKCGSRLFINHGKFQCPKKDCLSIVQNVNYRYRLSVKVAEKCEIFNITVFGSCLEPYFGAAAGFLHRYCEAFKKDLQEPEEERVQDLLVQAVEHCFVGRSFIFGVKTSKSQTSVLSFSPSTLQSTTRKNKCKKHLIACQIAVPNTTVYGCTVINYYKKLLDSIRPKDLSSTSVLSASPASPFISIDQSTPKFNSLSGSTQLTGTSQLTNPWQQDFALTFFSGDCATVEELSIAGTSRVSSKRSITSLEHEEGTTCRRKYKKQIFGAFAASLSLNSSDSIGCNSNTIGSLPSCRESHRLTANECTHQYYTSSELAEDCLETSFDNQILCLQKLEDSMSNWNGNVILPSDKSCPLDCGDSLLWDELPFSESLGEFIAKVEADLERCDEENAPTKVNDVAIHSCSLNKLETDKHSGMPGQQRRSGKNSTKLLKVRRTKNRRSSSGDSHNLNDTIDHLVLADGFKNDVTEMLFSPGTPLLWTRDDTCAAHIPNPVVAGKICTVLLSPINVDNCKNYSDQIIQTKVQSHQDNQAGECVTFPTGHAVKGQDTSNSYAVSNAVVQTPLTSSKRLLTKEENFYSQIQDLERNSNKCNQEPFYRSRTRSIFKNENNLFQNLCTSAEEYDVSRELFSDVGGYEEETPLCFNRNPSILSQKSVPKLGSKTVCKPNDQQCNISLYFSDTASDTIINQVNNSSPENDSQKLIKCDFPDSQDYIPFSQSTPISRVKHFNCFGVDEKKAFKMSPYVQPCPKEAVFEQKQVVFFKNDFQQQSLQIPKVSLNNQVSSSSKSSLLDNRPVSKSFVNDADEWIPPSTIKTQLISRFSSYVSDVCNSQGFELFKNVSHASAAAMETTDSKITTESNKGKDGSKHFRGYLFMKRTPAGNCTTPSLQRKFINSNVSQKRTERLGPLVSKKFRLGKV; this comes from the exons ATGAATGGGAAGAGATCTTTTGTTGCTGCATCAATATTGTGTCTTCATGACACCTGTTTTCTGTACCCAGCATGTCAGAAATGTGGATCTCGGTTATTTATTAATCATGGCAA ATTCCAGTGCCCAAAAAAAGATTGTTTGTCAATAGTGCAGAATGTAAATTACAGATACAGACTTTCTGTAAAAGTTGCggaaaaatgtgaaatatttaatatTACCGTCTTTGGGAGCTGTCTTGAACCTTATTTTGGAGCAGCAGCAGGATTTCTACACAG ATACTGTGAAGCTTTCAAGAAGGATCTTCAAGAACCAGAGGAAGAGAGAGTTCAGGATCTGTTGGTTCAAGCTGTGGAACACTGCTTTGTTGGGAGAAGTTTTATATTTGGAGTGAAG ACATCTAAATCCCAAACTAGTGTACTGTCATTTTCTCCAAGCACCTTGCAATCTACCACcaggaaaaataaatgtaaaaAACACCTGATAGCTTGCCAAATTGCAGTGCCTAACACTACAGTCTATGGCTGCACTGTAATTAATTATTACAAGAAACTCTTGGATTCAATCCGTCCCAAAGATTTGTCTTCCACTTCAGTACTATCTGCTAGCCCTGCTAGCCCATTTATTAGCATTGACCAGTCTACTCCCAAGTTCAACAGTTTATCTGGTTCCACACAGCTAACTGGTACTAGTCAACTGACAAACCCTTGGCAGCAAGATTTTGCACTAACTTTCTTCTCTGGTGATTGTGCTACAGTTGAAGAGCTTTCGATTGCAGGAACTAGCAGGGTTAGTTCGAAGAGGAGCATCACCTCACTTGAACATGAAGAGGGAACAACCTGTAGAAGGAAATACAAAAAACAAATCTTTGGAGCTTTTGCTGCTTCGCTTTCTCTAAATAGTAGTGACAGTATTGGATGCAATTCAAATACAATTGGCAGCCTCCCATCTTGTAGAGAATCACATAGGCTAACTGCAAATGAATGTACACATCAATATTATACCAGTTCTGAGTTAGCAGAGGACTGTCTGGAGACCAGTTTTGATAATCAAATACTTTGCTTACAGAAGTTAGAGGACTCGATGTCCAATTGGAACGGCAATGTAATCTTGCCCTCTGACAAAAGTTGTCCACTGGATTGTGGTGATTCTTTATTATGGGATGAACTGCCTTTTTCAGAAAGTTTAGGTGAATTTATAGCAAAAGTTGAAGCAGATTTGGAGAGATGTGATGAAGAAAATGCACCTACCAAGGTGAATGATGTTGCCATCCATTCCTGTTCTTTAAATAAACTAGAAACTGATAAACATTCTGGAATGCCAGGACAGCAGAGGAGATCTGGAAAGAATTCTACTAAATTGCTGAAAGTTAGAAGAACTAAAAACAGAAGGAGCTCCAGTGGTGATTCTCACAATCTGAATGATACTATAGACCACCTAGTACTTGCAGATGGTTTCAAAAATGATGTCACTGAGATGCTGTTTTCTCCAGGAACACCACTCCTCTGGACAAGGGATGATACTTGTGCTGCACATATTCCCAATCCAGTGGTAGCTGGAAAGATTTGCACTGTTTTGTTAAGCCCTATAAATGTAGATAACTGCAAAAATTATTCTGATCAGATAATCCAGACAAAGGTGCAGAGCCATCAAGACAACCAGGCAGGTGAATGTGTAACTTTTCCAACTGGACATGCAGTTAAGGGACAAGATACAAGTAATTCTTATGCAGTAAGTAATGCTGTTGTTCAAACACCATTGACTTCTTCCAAGAGGTTGCTAACAAAGGAGGAAAACTTTTATAGCCAAATTCAAGATCTAGAACGCAACTCCAATAAATGTAACCAGGAACCTTTCTATAGATCTCGGACGCGATCCAtctttaaaaatgaaaataactTATTCCAAAATTTGTGCACCAGCGCTGAAGAATATGATGTTTCTAGAGAACTCTTCAGTGATGTAGGAGGCTATGAAGAGGAAACACCATTATGTTTCAATAGAAACCCAAGTATTTTATCTCAGAAATCTGTACCTAAACTAGGTAGTAAAACTGTCTGCAAGCCTAATGACCAGCAGTGTAATATTTCCCTGTATTTTTCAGATACAGCCTCTGATACGATAATAAACCAAGTCAACAATAGTTCTCCAGAAAATGATTCACAGAAACTAATTAAATGCGACTTTCCAGATTCACAAGactatattccattttctcagtCTACACCTATTTCAAGAGTTAAGCATTTCAATTGTTTTGGGGTAGATGAAAAAAAGGCTTTCAAAATGTCACCCTATGTTCAGCCCTGCCCAAAGGAAGCTGTTTTTGAACAGAAGcaagtagttttttttaaaaatgattttcaGCAGCAGTCACTGCAAATTCCAAAAGTGTCTTTGAATAACCAAGTCTCTAGTTCATCAAAGTCTTCCTTGTTAGACAACAGACCAGTTAGCAAGTCCTTTGTAAATGATGCTGATGAATGGATTCCGCCTTCAACAATCAAAACACAACTAATATCTCGTTTTTCTTCATATGTCtctgatgtatgcaattcacaaggctttgaattatttaaaaatgtgtcaCACGCTAGTGCTGCTGCTATGGAAACTACTGACTCAAAAATTACAACGGAGAGCAACAAAGGGAAAGACGGTAGCAAGCACTTCAGAGGCTACCTATTTATGAAAAGGACACCTGCAGGAAATTGTACCACACCATCATTACAACGAAAATTCATCAATTCAAATGTTTCTCAAAAGAGAACAGAAAGACTGGGGCCACTTGTTTCAAAAAAATTCagattggggaaggtttaa